The Henckelia pumila isolate YLH828 chromosome 2, ASM3356847v2, whole genome shotgun sequence genome includes a window with the following:
- the LOC140877724 gene encoding uncharacterized protein: MKKAKLDSHFGKFLEVFKKLNINIPFADALMQMPSYAKFLKEILSNKRKLEEYAMISLTENCSALVQNKIPLKQKDPRSFSIPCVINDIQFHKSLCDLGASINLMPYSVFRKLSLGEPKSTRISLQLADRSIKYPRGIIKDVLVKVDKFIFPVDFVVLDMEEDVNMPLILGRPFLATGKALIDVQKGELLLRVGEEKILFDVFNALKFSQNNEECFQLDVVDSLLFDYVQDTFQEPLEAALISEHVEDLNDRIEEMTAYLNDNQSWRRGGKLRLEDLGDRKDLILQKPSLEEPPTVELKPLPIHLKYVFLGENDKLPVIISSSLTVRWRPD; the protein is encoded by the coding sequence ATGAAGAAGGCAAAACTAGATTCCCATTTTGGCAAATTCTTGGAAGTattcaagaaattgaatatTAATATTCCCTTCGCTGATGCACTGATGCAAATGCCAAGCTATGCGAAGTTCTTGAAGGAGATCCTCTCCAACAAGAGGAAACTGGAGGAGTATGCAATGATTAGTCTGACTGAGAATTGCTCAGCACTAGTGCAAAATAAAATCCCATTAAAGCAAAAAGATCCaaggagtttctctatcccttgTGTGATTAATGATATTCAATTTCATAAATCTTTATGTGATTTGGGTGCTAGTATAAATCTAATGCCTTACTCTGTGTTTAGGAAATTGAGCTTGGGAGAACCAAAGTCCACCAGAATTTCGTTACAACTGGCGGACAGGTCCATCAAATATCCACGGGGGATAATCAAGGACGTGCTTGTAAAAGTggacaaattcatcttccccgTGGACTTCGTGGTGctagatatggaagaggatgTAAACATGCCACTCATCTTGGGTAGACCTTTCCTGGCAACAGGAAAGGCACTAATAGATGTCCAGAAGGGAGAGTTACTGTTGAGAGTGGGAGAAGAGAAAATTTTGTTTGACGTTTTTaatgctttaaaattttctcagaaTAATGAAGAATGTTTTCAACTGGATGTAGTGGACTCactgttatttgattatgtgcAGGATACTTTTCAGGAACCATTAGAAGCTGCACTTATATCTGAGCATGTGGAAGATCTCAATGACAGAATTGAAGAGATGACTGCATATTTGAATGACAACCAGTCATGGAGAAGAGGTGGAAAGCTTAGACTTGAAGACCTTGGTGATCGGAAGGATTTAATCCTCCAGAAACCAAGCCTTGAGGAACCACCTACTGTGGAATTGAAACCATTACCTATCCATCTCAAATATGTGTTTTTAGGTGAGAATGATAAGTTACCTGTCATAATATCTTCTTCTTTGACAGTGAGATGGAGGCCAGACTAA